Proteins encoded by one window of Haloarcula pelagica:
- a CDS encoding TetR/AcrR family transcriptional regulator encodes MGARDQSGDNQPESKDAIMEATFKALSKHGYADLSMQDIADEFDKSRSLLHYHYDTREDLILAFVDDLIGHKESQLARTEAEEPPERLLEYLDQFTLRADHHHGFAVALFELRLQALRDDRLREKLAKHYQRNIETAADIISDGVETGVFRSVDPSQVAETIYNAIQGAAFCEVVLGFEGRSSGCETASSNSWSVIWFPPQRCWQRTPSRPHILGKTADK; translated from the coding sequence GCCCGAGTCCAAGGACGCCATCATGGAGGCGACGTTCAAAGCACTGTCCAAGCACGGGTATGCGGATCTCTCGATGCAGGATATCGCTGACGAGTTCGACAAGAGCCGGTCGCTGCTGCACTACCATTACGATACCCGCGAAGACCTCATTCTCGCCTTCGTGGACGACCTCATCGGGCACAAGGAATCACAACTGGCGCGCACGGAAGCAGAGGAGCCACCGGAACGCCTCCTCGAATATCTCGACCAATTCACGCTCAGGGCCGACCACCATCACGGGTTCGCGGTCGCGTTGTTCGAACTTCGTCTGCAGGCACTCCGCGACGACCGGCTCAGGGAGAAGCTGGCCAAGCACTATCAGCGCAACATCGAGACGGCGGCGGATATCATCTCTGACGGTGTCGAGACCGGTGTCTTTCGCTCCGTCGATCCCTCCCAGGTGGCGGAGACGATCTACAACGCCATCCAGGGGGCGGCCTTCTGCGAGGTGGTCCTCGGTTTCGAGGGGCGATCCAGCGGATGCGAGACAGCATCGTCGAATTCGTGGTCGGTGATCTGGTTTCCACCGCAACGCTGCTGGCAGAGAACACCGAGTCGGCCACACATCCTCGGTAAAACCGCTGACAAGTAG
- a CDS encoding ABC transporter substrate-binding protein: MSGQDHSRQSRRDILMKGSSALAGTVLLAGCSGTEGAGGQAETETETPTDTATSTPGDDSDGTETTTENRYTAAMEPVGELTLDEPPEFVIGGWGFVADVLTALGHGDKIKAMRRANGAFWFTRFYEELPGVPVRDLVGMPAIQTRSRDLKREYLFGLDADLFAIDPNTLIASHGLSHQDISTLEDRVAPFFGNDSRDKRGTGWPNYPDEESYPYYTIPEFVEKYGELFGEREKAAELNEFYENAIDRILSDVPDEKRNVAHMSAMRNPEDAGFYAVSQPTPDHDLPTYARKQYREIGVEDAFAGEYEGGTLSRHGNLQIDSEKLAAIDPEVIIFSEGVRFKYGDEDRMNYGNLYGATLEVIKSDPVTKGITAVKEGNLYAGGTGTQGPIINLFQTEMLAKQLYPETFGEWHGIGETPTDEQLFDRERLAEIITGTA; the protein is encoded by the coding sequence ATGAGTGGCCAAGATCACTCTCGTCAGTCGCGTCGAGACATCCTGATGAAAGGAAGCAGTGCACTCGCGGGAACCGTCTTGCTCGCGGGCTGTAGTGGAACCGAAGGTGCCGGAGGGCAAGCAGAAACGGAAACGGAGACGCCGACGGACACGGCGACGAGCACTCCCGGCGACGACTCGGACGGTACCGAAACCACTACCGAGAACCGCTACACAGCGGCGATGGAGCCCGTCGGCGAACTGACGCTCGACGAACCACCGGAGTTCGTTATCGGTGGCTGGGGGTTCGTCGCGGACGTCCTCACCGCCCTGGGCCACGGCGACAAGATCAAAGCCATGCGACGTGCGAACGGCGCGTTCTGGTTCACGAGGTTCTACGAGGAACTCCCCGGCGTTCCAGTTCGGGATCTCGTGGGGATGCCAGCGATCCAAACGAGGAGCCGCGATCTCAAGCGGGAGTATCTCTTCGGGCTTGACGCAGACCTGTTCGCGATCGACCCCAACACACTGATCGCTTCGCACGGTCTCAGCCACCAAGATATCAGTACCCTCGAAGATCGGGTCGCTCCGTTCTTTGGAAACGACAGCCGCGACAAACGAGGGACTGGATGGCCGAACTATCCGGACGAGGAGTCCTATCCGTACTATACGATTCCCGAATTCGTCGAGAAGTACGGGGAGCTGTTCGGCGAGCGCGAGAAGGCGGCGGAGCTCAACGAGTTCTACGAGAACGCGATCGATCGCATCCTCTCCGACGTGCCCGACGAGAAGCGCAACGTCGCCCACATGAGTGCCATGCGAAACCCGGAAGACGCGGGATTCTACGCCGTGAGCCAGCCAACGCCGGACCACGACCTCCCGACGTACGCCCGGAAACAGTACCGTGAGATCGGGGTGGAAGACGCCTTCGCGGGTGAGTACGAAGGCGGGACCCTCTCTCGTCACGGGAATCTCCAGATCGACTCCGAGAAGCTCGCCGCTATCGACCCCGAAGTCATCATCTTCTCCGAGGGGGTCCGGTTCAAATACGGCGACGAGGACCGGATGAACTACGGCAACCTCTACGGCGCGACGCTCGAGGTGATCAAGTCCGACCCCGTCACGAAGGGGATAACCGCCGTCAAGGAAGGTAATCTATACGCCGGTGGAACGGGGACCCAGGGGCCGATAATCAACCTCTTCCAGACGGAAATGCTCGCGAAACAGCTCTACCCCGAGACGTTCGGAGAGTGGCACGGAATCGGTGAGACGCCGACCGACGAACAGCTGTTCGACCGAGAGCGCCTCGCAGAGATCATCACGGGCACCGCGTAA
- a CDS encoding FecCD family ABC transporter permease has translation MATHEQSTSDSRWFDPRMFDWIDRSLLTLIGASFALTVAAGLVQISLGAYGMSVLEAWRLVFAPAILFNPKTWEAFLLGGAVPELSQEAFIVWTIRIPRVLVAFLVGMNLAVSGGIFQAVTRNELASPYILGVSSGAGLAIMITLIFFTGLTPLIPLFASIGGIVAFIIVYVISWKNGTSPVRLVLAGVIVGTVAGSFQQGMFFMIEDIDVALSAMAWMTGSLTGIDWEQVRMILPWTVVSMGLALVASRQLNVLLLGEDTAESLGMPVETMRFALSVIAVVAAAASVAAAGLIGFVGLIVPHMVRNIVGSDYKRLTLGCLFVGPALIVVADTVARLLVSPNQIPVGIITGLIGGPYFLYLMRKKQNLGEI, from the coding sequence ATGGCGACGCACGAACAATCTACGTCCGACTCGAGGTGGTTCGATCCCCGGATGTTCGACTGGATCGATCGGTCGCTGCTCACGCTCATCGGCGCCAGCTTCGCGTTGACCGTCGCCGCCGGCCTCGTCCAGATCAGTCTCGGTGCCTACGGGATGTCCGTCCTGGAGGCCTGGCGACTTGTGTTCGCTCCCGCGATACTGTTCAATCCAAAGACGTGGGAGGCGTTCCTCCTCGGGGGGGCAGTCCCAGAGCTGTCACAGGAGGCCTTTATCGTCTGGACGATCCGCATCCCGCGCGTCCTCGTCGCGTTCCTCGTCGGGATGAACCTCGCCGTCTCCGGCGGGATCTTTCAGGCAGTCACGCGAAACGAACTGGCGAGTCCGTACATCCTCGGCGTCTCCTCCGGGGCTGGACTGGCAATCATGATCACGCTCATCTTCTTCACCGGACTGACGCCGCTGATCCCGCTATTCGCCTCCATCGGTGGTATCGTCGCCTTCATTATCGTCTACGTAATCTCCTGGAAGAACGGCACGTCGCCGGTTCGGCTCGTCCTCGCGGGCGTCATCGTCGGAACCGTGGCCGGCTCCTTTCAGCAGGGAATGTTTTTCATGATCGAGGACATCGACGTCGCTCTCAGCGCGATGGCCTGGATGACTGGCTCCTTGACCGGGATCGATTGGGAGCAGGTGCGGATGATCCTCCCATGGACCGTCGTCTCGATGGGTCTCGCGCTCGTCGCCTCTCGACAGCTAAACGTACTCCTGCTGGGAGAGGATACTGCCGAATCGCTCGGGATGCCAGTCGAGACGATGCGGTTCGCACTCTCAGTAATCGCGGTCGTCGCCGCTGCGGCGAGCGTTGCGGCCGCGGGACTCATCGGGTTCGTCGGTCTAATCGTTCCCCACATGGTCCGCAACATCGTCGGGAGCGATTACAAACGTCTCACGCTCGGCTGTTTGTTCGTCGGGCCGGCGCTCATCGTCGTTGCAGACACAGTTGCTCGCCTGCTCGTGAGTCCAAATCAGATCCCGGTCGGTATCATTACCGGCCTCATCGGCGGGCCGTACTTCCTCTACCTGATGCGGAAGAAACAGAACTTGGGTGAGATCTGA
- a CDS encoding ABC transporter ATP-binding protein: protein MSKQTHTEPHADDTDTPEIGDPLLGVDRESGGESPLVAEELVLSYPSSDKPVIDGEAMTARSGAVTALVGPNGSGKSTFLKGIADKLGEREGTVLLKGRDIQSYGTKELARQLGLLSQESTAPDSITVEDLVHHGRYPHRGFFDRVSDEDERAVDRAIELAGCEHLRDREVGQLSGGQKQLAWIAMALAQDTDVLLLDEPTTFLDLRHQLEVMEIIETLRDESDITVVIVLHDIQQAARIADEMVALKDGEVRARGSPEAVVTEELLADVFGIEGEVDQTVHGPRIEPIRPRPDESDEGDTDQAVTEEGESEAP, encoded by the coding sequence ATGTCGAAACAGACACACACCGAGCCTCACGCGGACGATACTGACACACCGGAGATCGGAGATCCGTTGCTGGGGGTCGACAGAGAGAGTGGAGGCGAGAGTCCCCTGGTGGCTGAGGAGTTGGTGCTCTCGTACCCCAGTAGCGACAAGCCGGTGATTGACGGCGAGGCGATGACGGCCCGATCGGGGGCCGTGACCGCACTCGTCGGCCCGAACGGGTCGGGAAAGAGCACGTTCTTGAAAGGGATCGCAGACAAACTCGGGGAGAGAGAAGGCACGGTGCTTCTCAAAGGGCGCGACATCCAGTCGTACGGGACGAAAGAACTGGCCCGACAGCTTGGGTTACTGTCTCAAGAGAGTACAGCACCGGACAGTATCACCGTCGAAGACCTCGTCCATCACGGTCGGTATCCACACCGTGGCTTCTTCGACCGCGTCTCGGACGAAGACGAGCGAGCGGTCGATCGGGCGATCGAACTCGCCGGCTGTGAGCACCTCCGGGATCGCGAGGTCGGCCAACTGAGCGGTGGTCAGAAGCAGCTGGCGTGGATCGCGATGGCGCTCGCACAGGACACCGATGTCTTGCTCCTCGACGAACCGACGACGTTTCTCGACCTCCGGCATCAGCTCGAAGTAATGGAGATCATCGAGACGTTACGCGACGAGAGCGACATCACCGTCGTCATCGTGCTCCACGACATTCAGCAAGCAGCTCGGATCGCCGACGAAATGGTCGCGCTGAAAGACGGCGAGGTCCGTGCACGTGGCTCCCCGGAAGCGGTCGTGACGGAAGAGCTTCTCGCAGACGTATTCGGAATCGAAGGGGAAGTCGACCAGACGGTCCACGGACCACGGATCGAACCCATCCGCCCCCGTCCGGATGAATCGGATGAAGGGGACACAGACCAAGCGGTTACCGAAGAGGGAGAATCAGAAGCACCGTAA
- a CDS encoding helix-turn-helix domain-containing protein, whose translation MTDIEAVIQVEHPDIVCTESVAHDQSSKVMSVSEAGTDPTSRTFYYYIESSDFNRFEDGLRNDNTIAEFERIIETRDQEAIYCVEYSGEGILLSPVISAANGVILDKENDGSSWLFRIWMTEREDLRYIWDYAQQNDIEIELQRVNEYASLGNTDAGLTDSQREALLVALETGYFEEPRNATLGEVAAALDISQPATGGLLRRGVRRLIISSL comes from the coding sequence ATGACCGATATTGAGGCCGTTATTCAGGTCGAACATCCCGATATAGTGTGCACGGAGTCAGTCGCGCACGACCAAAGTTCGAAAGTAATGTCGGTGTCGGAGGCGGGAACTGACCCAACGTCTAGAACCTTCTATTATTACATCGAATCATCTGACTTCAATCGGTTCGAAGACGGACTACGGAACGATAATACCATCGCTGAATTCGAACGGATCATCGAAACCAGAGATCAGGAGGCGATATATTGCGTCGAATACAGTGGCGAAGGGATACTTCTCTCACCGGTGATTTCGGCCGCGAATGGTGTTATCCTCGATAAGGAAAACGATGGAAGCTCTTGGCTGTTCAGAATCTGGATGACCGAACGAGAAGACCTGCGGTATATCTGGGACTACGCCCAACAGAATGATATTGAAATCGAACTACAGCGTGTGAATGAATACGCGAGTTTAGGAAATACAGACGCTGGATTGACCGATAGCCAAAGGGAAGCACTTCTCGTCGCACTCGAAACAGGGTATTTCGAAGAACCACGGAACGCAACTCTCGGCGAGGTCGCCGCTGCTCTGGATATCTCACAACCTGCAACTGGTGGTCTCCTTCGACGTGGAGTCAGGCGGCTCATCATATCGTCCCTGTAG